The Homo sapiens chromosome 6 genomic scaffold, GRCh38.p14 alternate locus group ALT_REF_LOCI_7 HSCHR6_MHC_SSTO_CTG1 genome includes a region encoding these proteins:
- the OR12D3 gene encoding olfactory receptor 12D3 (The RefSeq protein has 1 substitution compared to this genomic sequence), whose translation MENVTTMNEFLLLGLTGVQELQPFFFGIFLIIYLINLIGNGSILVMVVLEPQLHSPMYFFLGNLSCLDISYSSVTLPKLLVNLVCSRRAISFLGCITQLHFFHFLGSTEAILLAIMAFDRFVAICNPLRYTVIMNPQVCILLAAAAWLISFFYALMHSVMTAHLSFCGSQKLNHFFYDVKPLLELACSDTLLNQWLLSIVTGSISMGAFFLTLLSCFYVIGFLLFKNRSCRILHKALSTCASHFMVVCLFYGPVGFTYIRPASATSMIQDRIMAIMYSAVTPVLNPLIYTLRNKEVMMALKKIFGRKLFKDWQQHH comes from the coding sequence ATGGAGAATGTCACTACAATGAATGAGTTTCTTCTACTTGGCCTGACTGGTGTTCAGGAGCTGCAGCCTttcttctttgggattttcttaATCATTTACCTGATAAACTTGATTGGAAATGGATCTATATTGGTGATGGTTGTTTTGGAACCACAACTCCACTCccctatgtatttttttctgggaaaCCTTTCTTGTCTGGATATTTCTTATTCTTCAGTGACACTGCCCAAGCTGCTCGTAAACCTCGTGTGCAGTCGCAGGGCTATATCTTTTCTAGGCTGTATCATCCAGCTACACTTCTTCCACTTTTTGGGAAGCACAGAGGCCATTTTACTGGCTATCATGGCCTTTGACCGTTTTGTTGCCATCTGCAATCCTCTTCGCTACACTGTCATCATGAACCCCCAGGTGTGTATTCTGTTGGCAGCTGCGGCCTGGCTCATCAGCTTCTTTTACGCTCTGATGCATTCTGTCATGACTGCACACCTGAGTTTTTGTGGCTCTCAGAAACTCAATCACTTCTTCTACGATGTCAAGCCGCTCTTAGAATTGGCCTGTAGTGACACATTACTCAATCAATGGCTTCTTTCCATTGTCACAGGCAGCATATCCATGGGAGCTTTCTTTCTGACTCTTCTCTCCTGCTTCTATGTAATTGGCTTCCTTCTGTTTAAGAACAGGTCCTGCAGAATACTCCACAAGGCTCTGTCCACTTGTGCCTCCCATTTTATGGTGGTATGTCTTTTCTATGGACCTGTGGGCTTCACATATATTcgtcctgcttcagccacctccatgattcagGACCGGATAATGGCCATCATGTATAGCGCCGTCACCCCTGTACTGAATCCACTAATCTACACCCTTAGGAACAAAGAAGTGATGATGGCTCTGAAGAAAATCTTTGGTAGGAAGTTGTTTAAAGACTGGCAGCAACACCACTAG